The following is a genomic window from Coriobacteriaceae bacterium.
TGACCGTTCGCCTATCAGTCTTGAATATTGTTGACGGTTCGTCAATACTATTTTTGACACAATGTCAACAATGGTGGGTGAACGGCATGGGGGCATGCCCGGCCTGCAAAAAAAGAGGGGCGCTGCGGCCTTGTCGTGCTGCGGCAAGAGAAGGGACAACCATGATTCTCAACGGACCGGGAATTAGCTACACCGAGCCCGATATCGGTTCGGAGTTCGTGCCGCCGCTGCCGGAGCATCCGCGCGAGGCAATCGTCAAGCTGTGCGAGCACTGCACCAACCGTCTGCTGCATCGCGACGAGCTGCTGGGCTACGAGTACTGGTCGTTTGCCGAGGCCGCAACCGACGAGCAGGCCGAAGTGCTCTGCAAGATGAAGATGCGCCGTCCCTATACGCTGCCCGAGATGGTCAAGCTCACCGGCATGCCCGAGGCCGATATCGAGAAGATGCTCGACGACATGAGCTACACGGGTCTGCTCGAGTACAACTGGGAAAACCCCGAGCGCGCCAAGCAGTGGGTGCTGCCCATGCTGGTGCCGGGTTCTGCCGAGTTCCTCAACATGCGCGTGGGCCAGCTCGAGGAGCATCCGGTCTACGCCAAGTTTTTTGAACAGGCGTCCAAGGGACCGCTGTCCAAGGCCACGCCTATGGTGCCGCCCGGAGGCGCCGGTATCGGCATGCACGTCATTCCGGTCGAGAAGGCCATTGACGCCGCGAGCACCTCGGTGCCTATTGAGCATATCGAGCATTGGCTCGACAAATACGAGGGTAAGTATGCCGCCAGCACCTGCAGCTGCCGCGCGAGCCGTCGCGTGATGGGCGAGGGCTGCGCCGACGACCCGGCCGATTGGTGCATCGCCGTAGGCGATATGGCCGACTACGTGGTCGAGACCGATCGTGGCCACTATGTGACGCGCGAGGAAGTCTACGACATTCTGCGCCAGGCCGAGGACAACGGCTTTGTGCACCAGATCACCAACATCGACGGCGAGAACAAGATCTTCGCTATCTGCAACTGCAACGTCAACGTGTGTTATGCCCTGCGCACCTCGCAGCTGTTCAACACGCCCAACCTGTCGCGCTCGGCCTATGTCGCCAAGGTCGAGAAGGACAAGTGCGTGGCCTGCGGTCGCTGCGTAGAGGTGTGCCCGGCCGGCGCCGCCAAGCTGGGCCAGAAGCTCTGCAGCAAAAAGGCCGGCGGACAGGTGCCCGAGTATCCGCGCCAGGAACTGCCCGACGCCACCAAGTGGGACCACACCAAGTGGTCGCCCAACTACCGCAACGACAACTGCATCGAGACGCATGAGTCCGGCACCGCCCCCTGCAAGACGGCCTGCCCTGCACACGTCGCCGTTCAGGGTTATTTGAAGCTCGCGGCCCAGGGGCGCTATGACGAGGCCCTTGCGCTCATCAAGCGCGAGAACCCGCTGCCCGCTATCTGCGGCCGCGTGTGCAACCGCCGCTGCGAGGACGCCTGCACTCGCGGTCGCGTGGACGCCGCCGTGGCTATCGACGAGGTCAAGAAGTTTATCGCCCAGCGCGATCTTGATGCCGCGACCCGCTATGTCCCGCCCGTGGTGACGCCGACGCGCGCTGGCGGCTTCGATCAGAAGATCGCCATCATCGGTGCCGGTCCGGCCGGCCTGTCCTGCGCTTTCTACCTGGCCGAGAAGGGCTACAAGCCTGTCGTGTTCGAGAAGAACGAGCGCCCGGGCGGTATGCTCACCTACGGTATTCCCAGCTTTAAGCTGCAGAAGGATGTTATCGAGGCCGAGGTCGAGATCATTCGCCTGATGGGTGCCGAGTTCCGCCATGGCGTGGAGGTCGGCCGCGATGTGACGCTCGACGAGCTGCGCGAGCAGGGCTTTAAGGCCTTCTACGTGGCTATTGGCTGCCAGGGCGGCCGCCTCGCCGGTATTCCGGGCGAGGATGCCGAGGACGTGACTGTGGCCGTCGACTTTTTGCGCGAGGTCAACAGCGGCAAGATCGACGCGCTGCCTGGCCGCACCATCGTGGTGGGCGGCGGCAACGTGGCCATCGACGTGGCCCGCAACGCCTGCCGTCTGGGATCGGCGCACGTTGAGATGTTCTGCTTGGAGAGCGAGGCTCAGATGCCCGCCAGCGAGGAGGAGCGTCGCGAGGCCATTGAGGACGGCGCGCACATCAGCTGCGGCTGGGGCCCCAAGGAGGTCCATCTGGACGATGCCGGCCGTGTATGCGGCATTACCTTCAAGCGCTGCACGCGTGTCTTTGACGACGAGGGCCGTTTTGCGCCCGAGTACGACGAGAACGACCTGCGTCGCGTGGACGCCGATCGCGTGGTCATGTCCATCGGTCAGTCCATCGTGTGGGGCGACCTGTTGGCCGGCTCCAAGGTCGAGCTCGGCCGTGGCCAGGGCGCCCTTGCCGATCCCCAGACCTATCAGACCGCCGAACCCGACATCTTTGTGGGCGGTGACGTCTACACCGGCCCCAGCTTTGCCATCGATGCCATCGCCGCCGGTCACGAGGCCGCGGTATCCATACATCGCTTTGTGCAGCCGGGCTCTACGCTCACCATCGGCCGCAACCAGCGCCGCTACACCGCGCTCGACCGCGACGATGTCGTGATCGAGAGCTACGACAACGCGAGCCGCGAGGTTGCCCATGTGGACCGCGAGCGCGAGAAAGCCGCGCCGTTTAGCGAGTACGTCGAGACCTTTACCGAAGAGCAGGTGCGCGCCGAGACCGCCCGTTGCCTGGGCTGCGGTGCCTCGATCGTCGACCCCAACAAGTGCATCGGCTGCGGCCTGTGCACCACCAAGTGCGCGTTCGACGCCATCCATCTGGATCGCGACCGCCCCGAGTGCTCAACGATGGTCAAATACGAGCAAAAGCTCCCAAGCCTCGGCAAGTACGCGCTCAAGCGCGCAATCAAGATTAAATTCGGTCGCAAGTAATGAGGTTCCGCCGTTCTAACGAACGGCGGCACTGCCGACGCTGCGCGGCGCCCAAGCACCCCATCTTGCCCCTCAACTTCGGCGCCGCGGGCAAAAGCCCAGCGGACGCCTTGTTTCGGGGCAACCTGGGGCACCTGGATCGCCGCTCGCTGACGTTTGGCTGACATCGCATCAACCGTTGTTGAAAGGTTTCTACCTTGCATGAATTGGGAATCGTTTACCACATCATTCGCGATGTCGAGAATGTGGCGCGCGCTCATGGCGTGCGTCGCGTTTCGAGCGTGACGTTGCTACTGGGCGAGGTCTCGGGCGTCGTTCCCGACTTGCTGCTCGACGCTTGGCGCTGGGCAGCAGATAAAAAGCCTATCACCGAGGGCGCGGAGCTTATCGTGGAGCCCGTCGAGGCCGTGACACATTGCGAGGCGTGCGGCTGCGACTACGCGACGGTCGAGCACGGCAAGACCTGTCCCCAGTGCGGTAGCGGCGAGACCTATTTGCTGCAGGGTCAAGAGGTAATGATCAAACAGATCGAGACCCCCGACGAGGACCCGGCAGACGCTGCTCCTGACGGCCTCTCCGACGCCCCCGATGCCGTCGACGCCGCCAACCCTCTCCATATCGCCTAACATCCAATGACTACATGGGCTAGAGTTCTAAACATATTTGCTTCGGTTAGTCAAGTCATGTCTGTTTAAACAAAATGGCGGCACGCAAACGCATTGGGATCCACCTAAAAGAGGTCTTAACGAACAGTGCACCTTTATATGTCTTTGAAAGCAATCAGCAAATCACGTTTTAGCAGGCAATAAGCTGTAAACCGGCAACGTAATCAATTTGTAACAAACTTAGACGTTTAAACAAATAATCCAACCTTTTGCGAATTTAGCTATAATTCCACAATCCAAACAGGTATACTTCCTTCATGTCATGTAGGAATTACGTAGACAAAAAGGAGGTTATGTGATGGTAAGTATTGTTCTTGCTAGCCACGGGGACTTGGCAGCTGGAATCAAGCAGACGGGCTCGATGGTCTTTGGCGATCAGCCGTCTGTAGCCGTGGTCTCGCTCGAGCCGAGCATGGGCCCCGACGACTTCCGTGCCAAGGTCGAGGAAGCAATCGCTTCCTTCGAGGACCAGGAGCAGGTGCTCTTCCTCGTTGATCTGTGGGGCGGCACGCCGTTCAACCAGATCAGCGGGCTCATCGAGGGCCACGATTCCTGGGCTATCGTCACCGGTGTCAACCTGCCTATGCTCATCGAGGCATATTCGCAGCGCTTTGACGCAAAGAACACTGCACATGCGATCGCAAAACATCTCGTGACTGAGGCTAAGGCTGGCGTACGCGTCAAGCCCGAGTCTCTGGAGCCCGAGGAGAAGAAGCCGGCTGCGGCCGCCGCTGCTCCTGCAGGCGCCATCCCTCCGGGAACGGTCATCGGCGACGGGCACATCAAGATTGCCCACGTCCGTATCGACACCCGTCTGCTTCATGGTCAGGTGGCCACCACGTGGACCAAGCAGATCAACCCCAACCGCATCATCGTGGTTTCCGACGGCGTTGCTCACGACGAGCTCCGCAAGACCATGATCGAGCAGGCGGCCCCTCCGGGAGTCCATGCCAACGTCGTGCCCATCAAGAAGATGGCCGAGGTCGTCAAGGACACGCGCTTTGGTGACACCAAGGCCATGCTGCTCTTTGAGAACCCGCAGGATCTGCTCAAGGCCATCGAGGCCGGCGTCGACATCAAGGAAGTCAACATCGGCTCCATGGCTCACTCCAAGGGCAAGGTCGTCGTCACCAACGCCGTCGCTATGGGCGATGATGACGTCAAGACTCTCGAGGCCCTCAAGGCCAAGGGCGTCAAGTTCGAGGTCCGCAAGGTTCCTTCGGATTCCTCCGAGGATCTCGACGCCATGTTGAAGAAAGCTAAGGCCGAACTGGCCGCTCAAGCATAGTAAAGGAGGGTCCGATACATGTCTGCAATCACTATTCTGCTTGTTGCGATTGTCGCGTTGCTTGCCGGTATGGAAGGCATTCTGGATGAGTTCCAGTTCCATCAGCCGCTCGTGGCATGCACGCTTATCGGTCTCGTAACCGGTCACCTTCAGGAGGGCATCCTCCTGGGCGGTTCGCTCCAGATGATGGCCCTTGGCTGGGCTAACGTTGGCGCCGCTGTCGCGCCTGACGCCGCTCTGGCCTCGGTCGCTTCTTCGATCATCATGGTGCTCGCCCTCAACGGTGGCGCCACCGATTCGGCAAAGGCCGTTACCGCCGCCATCGCCGTCGCCGTCCCGCTGTCGGTCGCTGGTCTGTTCCTGACCATGATCTGCCGTACCCTGGCTACCGCTATCGCTCACGCCATGGACGGTTGCGCCGAGAAGGGCGACTTCTCCGGCATCGAGCGCTGGCAGTACGCTGCTATCCTCATGCAGGGCCTTCGTATCGCCATCCCGGCAGTACTTC
Proteins encoded in this region:
- a CDS encoding FAD-dependent oxidoreductase — protein: MILNGPGISYTEPDIGSEFVPPLPEHPREAIVKLCEHCTNRLLHRDELLGYEYWSFAEAATDEQAEVLCKMKMRRPYTLPEMVKLTGMPEADIEKMLDDMSYTGLLEYNWENPERAKQWVLPMLVPGSAEFLNMRVGQLEEHPVYAKFFEQASKGPLSKATPMVPPGGAGIGMHVIPVEKAIDAASTSVPIEHIEHWLDKYEGKYAASTCSCRASRRVMGEGCADDPADWCIAVGDMADYVVETDRGHYVTREEVYDILRQAEDNGFVHQITNIDGENKIFAICNCNVNVCYALRTSQLFNTPNLSRSAYVAKVEKDKCVACGRCVEVCPAGAAKLGQKLCSKKAGGQVPEYPRQELPDATKWDHTKWSPNYRNDNCIETHESGTAPCKTACPAHVAVQGYLKLAAQGRYDEALALIKRENPLPAICGRVCNRRCEDACTRGRVDAAVAIDEVKKFIAQRDLDAATRYVPPVVTPTRAGGFDQKIAIIGAGPAGLSCAFYLAEKGYKPVVFEKNERPGGMLTYGIPSFKLQKDVIEAEVEIIRLMGAEFRHGVEVGRDVTLDELREQGFKAFYVAIGCQGGRLAGIPGEDAEDVTVAVDFLREVNSGKIDALPGRTIVVGGGNVAIDVARNACRLGSAHVEMFCLESEAQMPASEEERREAIEDGAHISCGWGPKEVHLDDAGRVCGITFKRCTRVFDDEGRFAPEYDENDLRRVDADRVVMSIGQSIVWGDLLAGSKVELGRGQGALADPQTYQTAEPDIFVGGDVYTGPSFAIDAIAAGHEAAVSIHRFVQPGSTLTIGRNQRRYTALDRDDVVIESYDNASREVAHVDREREKAAPFSEYVETFTEEQVRAETARCLGCGASIVDPNKCIGCGLCTTKCAFDAIHLDRDRPECSTMVKYEQKLPSLGKYALKRAIKIKFGRK
- a CDS encoding hydrogenase maturation nickel metallochaperone HypA; this encodes MHELGIVYHIIRDVENVARAHGVRRVSSVTLLLGEVSGVVPDLLLDAWRWAADKKPITEGAELIVEPVEAVTHCEACGCDYATVEHGKTCPQCGSGETYLLQGQEVMIKQIETPDEDPADAAPDGLSDAPDAVDAANPLHIA
- a CDS encoding PTS sugar transporter subunit IIB: MVSIVLASHGDLAAGIKQTGSMVFGDQPSVAVVSLEPSMGPDDFRAKVEEAIASFEDQEQVLFLVDLWGGTPFNQISGLIEGHDSWAIVTGVNLPMLIEAYSQRFDAKNTAHAIAKHLVTEAKAGVRVKPESLEPEEKKPAAAAAAPAGAIPPGTVIGDGHIKIAHVRIDTRLLHGQVATTWTKQINPNRIIVVSDGVAHDELRKTMIEQAAPPGVHANVVPIKKMAEVVKDTRFGDTKAMLLFENPQDLLKAIEAGVDIKEVNIGSMAHSKGKVVVTNAVAMGDDDVKTLEALKAKGVKFEVRKVPSDSSEDLDAMLKKAKAELAAQA
- a CDS encoding PTS mannose/fructose/sorbose transporter subunit IIC; the encoded protein is MSAITILLVAIVALLAGMEGILDEFQFHQPLVACTLIGLVTGHLQEGILLGGSLQMMALGWANVGAAVAPDAALASVASSIIMVLALNGGATDSAKAVTAAIAVAVPLSVAGLFLTMICRTLATAIAHAMDGCAEKGDFSGIERWQYAAILMQGLRIAIPAVLLCIIPAEAVTNALNAMPDWLSGGMAVGGGMVASVGYAMVINMMATKETWPFFILGFVLAAIPQLTLIALGLIGISLALIYLGLKDLAKQGGGMGGGSGDPLGDILNDYE